DNA from Terriglobus tenax:
AACTCCTTGTATTGATTCGATTTGCCGCGGCGTCACTTTGGCATGGCAGTTGCTTTTGCCAAGACAACACGATTGCAGGAGTGGAAGAGCTACATGCATCAACAACCCCAGGAAATAACCTGCTCCCGGTGTGCCGGCCCATGTGTTCGCATGACGGCTTCAGATTCCCGGTTGCTCATGAAAGCCATGGCCCGGATGCGGCTGAGCCGTTGGGAATGCGTCGATTGTCATCTGCAGTCCTATCACTATGAGTCCGGCTATTGCGACCAGGCTGCCGAAAGCCCCAACGGCTCCCAGGCAGCGTAAAAAAGAGTTTGAACGTAGAAAGGCCCGGAGTATTCGCTCCGGGCCTTTTGTATTTGTGCGTGATGGTTATGCCTTGCCGGCGAGCTGGCGCAGAACGTACTGCAGGATGCCGCCGTGCTGGTAGTAGAGGATCTCCTGCGGGGTGTCGATACGCACCTGCACGTTGAAGCTCTTCGTTTCGCCGACGGTGTTCTCGGTGGTGACGGTCAGCAGCTTGCCGCCGGCGAACTTCGAGTCCAGCATCTCCTTCAGTTCGCCCGGCTTGGTGCCCAGGTGGAAGATCTCCTCGCCCTTGAGGTTGAGCGAATCGACGCAGTCGCCCGGAAGGAACTGCAGGGGCAGGATGCCCATGCCCACCAGGTTGCTGCGGTGGATACGCTCGTAGCTCTCCGCGATGACGAAGCGGACACCCAGAAGGCGCGTGCCTTTGGCAGCCCAGTCGCGCGAGGAGCCGGAACCGTACTCCTTGCCTGCGAGGATGGCCAGCGGCACGCCGCGCTCGGCGTAGGTGATGGAGGCGTCGTAGATGGACATCTGCTCGCCCTCGGGCAGAAGGCGCGTTACGCCACCTTCGGTGCCAGGAGCAAGGCGGTTCTTCAGACGAACATTGGCGAAGGTACCGCGCACCATGACTTCGTGGTTGCCGCGGCGCGAACCGTAGCTATTAAAGTCGGCGGGCTTCACACCATGCTCGGTCAGGTACTTGCCGGCAGGCGAGTTCAGCTTGATGGAGCCGGCGGGCGAGATGTGATCGGTGGTGATGGAGTCACCCAGCACCGCCAGCACGCGGGCCGCGGTGATGTCCGTGACAGGAGCCGGGGTGGCCGGCATGTTGTCAAAGTACGGAGCCTGGCGGATGTAGGTGGAATCAGCTTCCCATCCGTAGGTATCGCCCAGCGGGAACTTCAGGTTCTGCCAGTTGATATCGCCGTCGGCAACGGTGGAGTACTCCTTGTGGAACATGCTGCTGTCGATGGAGCTGGCGACTGTCTGGGCCACCTCTTCCTGCGACGGCCAGATGTCGCGCAGGTAAACCGGCATGCCGTCCTTGCCCTTGCCCAGCGGCTCGCTGTCGAAGTCGAAGTCAATGCGGCCAGCCAGGGCATAAGCCACAACCAGCGGCGGCGACATCAGGTAGTTGGCACGCACGTCGGAGTTGATACGGCCTTCAAAGTTACGGTTGCCGGAGAGCACCGAAACCGCCACCAGACCGTGGTCTTCAATCGCCTTCGAGACATCAGTGGGCAGAGCGCCCGAGTTGCCGATGCAGGTGGTGCAGCCGTAGCCGACGGTGTTGAAGCGCAGCTTGTTCAGGTACTCGGTCAGGCCGGCCTTGTCGTAGTAGTCCGTAACGACACGCGAACCCGGTGCGAGCGAGGTCTTAACCCACGGCGGAGTGCTGAGACCCTTCTCGACCGCTTTTTTGGCGAGAAGCCCGGCGGCCAGCATGACGTTGGGGTTGGAGGTGTTGGTGCAGCTGGTGATGGCTGCAATGACGATCGATCCGTGGTGCAGGTACTGATCCACGTCTACGCCAAGACGGTCCTTGATGCTGGCAATCGGCTCGTCCTTGGTGGCAACCACGCCGTTTGCTTCGCCGTGGCCACCCTCACCCTGCCAGCGTGCGACCTGGCGGTCAGAGGACTTGTCACCGTTGGGGCCGAAGAGCGACGGGAGCTGCGACTTGAAGCTCTCGGCGGTCTTGGAGAGCAGGACACGGTCCTGAGGACGCTTGGGACCGGCAACGCTGGGCTCTACCTTGCTGAGGTCCAGTTCCAGGGTGGAGGTGTAGGTGGCCTCCTTCGCGTCGGCGGTGTGGAACATGCCCTGGGCCTTGTAATAGGCCTCGACCAGGGCGATCTGCTCTTCGCTGCGGCCGGTCAGACGCAGGTAGTTCAGTGTCTCGTGGTCCACGGGGAAGATACCGCAGGTCGCGCCGTATTCCGGCGCCATGTTGGCGATGGTGGCACGGTCGGCCAGCGGCAGGGCGCTGATGCCCGAGCCAAAGAACTCGACGAACTTGCCGACAACGCCATGCTTGCGCAGCATCTCGGTGACGGTCAGAACGAGGTCGGTGGCGGTGGTTCCCTGCTTCAGCTTGCCCGTCAGTTTGAAGCCGACCACCTGCGGAACCAGCATGGAGACAGCCTGGCCCAGCATGGCGGCCTCGGCCTCAATGCCGCCAACGCCCCAGCCCAGAACACCCAGACCGTTGACCATGGTGGTGTGCGAGTCGGTGCCAACCAGCGTGTCAGGGTAGGCGACGTTCTCGTCCGTGGTGAAGACGACGCGAGCCAGGTACTCCAGGTTGACCTGGTGGCAGATGCCCATGCCGGGAGGCACGGCGGAGAAGTTACGGAAGCCGGTCTGTCCCCACTTCAGGAAGGCGTAGCGCTCGCGGTTGCGCTGGAACTCGAGCAGCGAGTTCAGGTCATAGGCGTTGGCGGTGCCGTACTCGTCCACCTGCACGGAGTGGTCAATAACCAGCTCGGCGGGGACCAGCGGGTTGATCTTCTGGGCATCGCCGCCGATGGCCTTCATGGCATCGCGCATGGCGGCCAGGTCGACAATGGCGGGAACGCCGGTGAAGTCCTGCATGAGGACGCGGGCGGGCATGTAGGCGATCTCGCGGCTGGGCTCGGCGGCGGAGTCCCAGTTGACCAGGAATTCGATGTCGTCCTTGGTGACGGTGACCCCGTCTTCGCGGCGCAGCAGGTTCTCGAGCAGGATCTTCAGCGAGAACGGCAGACGGGAGAGCTGGACGGTGTGCAGAGCGTCAAGACGGTAATAGGTATAGTCCTTGCCACCAGAGGCGAGGGTGGCTTTTGCGCCGAAGCTATTCAGGGTGCTCATAATCTTAGGATCCTCAAGGTGCGCCGCGAACGGGCGCGGTTTTCCGCAGAACGCGCGATGGAAGGGGCGTCCTGCAGGCGGTATGAAGCTTAGCAGAGGTTGGCAGAGAAAGGATTACAGGAGGTTGCGGCCGCGATCATGCTTGCCGCGGCGAAAGCGCTTCAAGATGGAAGGCCTGCGCATGGCTGCTATTGTAGCCAGCCGGAATGACGATGCGCCAGATGGTTGTTGTTCCAGCCCATGCCGGGGCGTTACGACCAGAGGTTTACCAATATGTATGTCCGGAAAACGATTCGTGGCAGCCTCTGCGCCATCAGGCGACCCAGATTTCCAAACGGAGGACCGGATAAAACCCGAAAACCGCAATTTCACCCGGAATGGTGCAAACGGTGTTTTTAACATTGCTGTAACACTCCCGTCGCCTTCGGGGAGCATCCGATTGGTACTATCCATTGGGGTGCCTTGCCCATAGGCGAGCGCACCGGAGCGTGTTGTGTGACGGTAGCCGTCAAAGAAAGCGTTGGTCAGTCAGCCGCATTACAGGCAAAGCTGAAACGCAGTCCAGGCAAACGTAGTTTTGGCGTCTTTGGCGCCGTGATTCTGGCGGGTATCGTATACGCCGGAGTGCATATCAGCCGCGACCTGAGCCGGGTTCCGAATCTCACAGGCTGGCCTTATATCCTTCTTGGACTCGCCCTTCTGATTGCCCTGGGCTTTGAGTTCGTGAATGGATTCCATGACACGGCCAACGCTGTCGCCACGGTTATCTATACCCACTCGCTTGATCCGCATACCGCCGTCATCTGGTCCGGTATCTGGAACCTGATTGGTGTTCTGGCCTCTTCGGGAGGCGTCGCCTTCGCGGTTCTCTCGTTGCTTCCCATTGAAATTGTGCTGAAAGCCGGTTCCGGCGCCGGATTTGCCGCCGTCTTTGCCCTGCTGTTGGCTGCCATTGCCTGGAACCTGGGCACCTGGGCGCTTGGCCTGCCCGCCTCCAGTTCGCACACCCTGATCGGATCGATGCTTGGCGTGGGCATCGCCCACCAGCTGATGAATGGCGCCAACGGCGCCAGCGGCGTGGACTGGGGCCAGGTAGGCAACGTCTTCCGTGCCCTGTTTATCTCGCCGGTGGTCGGCTTCTCCTTTGCCGCGCTGATGCTGATCATCCTGAAGCAGGTGGTGAAGGACCAGGAGCTGTATCGCGCTCCGGAGGGCAATGAGCC
Protein-coding regions in this window:
- the acnA gene encoding aconitate hydratase AcnA — translated: MSTLNSFGAKATLASGGKDYTYYRLDALHTVQLSRLPFSLKILLENLLRREDGVTVTKDDIEFLVNWDSAAEPSREIAYMPARVLMQDFTGVPAIVDLAAMRDAMKAIGGDAQKINPLVPAELVIDHSVQVDEYGTANAYDLNSLLEFQRNRERYAFLKWGQTGFRNFSAVPPGMGICHQVNLEYLARVVFTTDENVAYPDTLVGTDSHTTMVNGLGVLGWGVGGIEAEAAMLGQAVSMLVPQVVGFKLTGKLKQGTTATDLVLTVTEMLRKHGVVGKFVEFFGSGISALPLADRATIANMAPEYGATCGIFPVDHETLNYLRLTGRSEEQIALVEAYYKAQGMFHTADAKEATYTSTLELDLSKVEPSVAGPKRPQDRVLLSKTAESFKSQLPSLFGPNGDKSSDRQVARWQGEGGHGEANGVVATKDEPIASIKDRLGVDVDQYLHHGSIVIAAITSCTNTSNPNVMLAAGLLAKKAVEKGLSTPPWVKTSLAPGSRVVTDYYDKAGLTEYLNKLRFNTVGYGCTTCIGNSGALPTDVSKAIEDHGLVAVSVLSGNRNFEGRINSDVRANYLMSPPLVVAYALAGRIDFDFDSEPLGKGKDGMPVYLRDIWPSQEEVAQTVASSIDSSMFHKEYSTVADGDINWQNLKFPLGDTYGWEADSTYIRQAPYFDNMPATPAPVTDITAARVLAVLGDSITTDHISPAGSIKLNSPAGKYLTEHGVKPADFNSYGSRRGNHEVMVRGTFANVRLKNRLAPGTEGGVTRLLPEGEQMSIYDASITYAERGVPLAILAGKEYGSGSSRDWAAKGTRLLGVRFVIAESYERIHRSNLVGMGILPLQFLPGDCVDSLNLKGEEIFHLGTKPGELKEMLDSKFAGGKLLTVTTENTVGETKSFNVQVRIDTPQEILYYQHGGILQYVLRQLAGKA